tgaatattttattttgtgccacTTTTGCTTCTACTCCACTACGTTTTGTATGCCAATATTGTTCTGTTTACTCAACTTCATTTATCTGACAACATTAGTTACGAAACATCTGAACAAACTATGATATAATTATAAGTTAAGAATTCATCAGTAGTTTACgcttaaaaaaacagaaacgttgactttaattaaatgtattatgtcaacaaatttcccataactgtattaggttagttgaaatcaataatattaagttgaacctcatattttgtatttaaaatgaatattattgctttcaactaacctaatacagttgtgtggaATATGTCGACATAATACAcctaattaaagtcaatgtttcagtttttagaGTGTGTAAAGCAATTCAAATGACTTTCACCTTTACCAGATGTGATGAACACATCAACGCATCAATAAACATAATCCAGtcatttaatatacagtatatgattcCGAATTAAGCTACAATGCACAATTAGTACTTTTGGTTcttcaagtatattttgaagcTGATACTTTGCAATTTcacttaagtaagattttaaaGGCTTGACTattacttgtaactgagtatttgtACACTGTAGTAGTTCTATTTTCACTcgagtacaatatctgagtacttcttacactactgatcagctgctgcaCACTAAGCAGAGGTGTTCTGGAAATAGATGAATAAAATTATCCACACTTGGTGTAAATTTGCATCCTGTACAAAGCATCCTCTCCTTTGTTTGGCCAGGCTGCTGTTAATGCTGTGCTTGGTGTTGCTCATGGAGCACTGCGTCAGTCTTGGAGGCTCCCAAGAGGCCTCACTCATCCCTTTAatcctgacttcctgtttgtttcctgtctctccctcagagCACCGATGTGTGGAGTCAGCCAAAATACGCAACAAATATCCGGACAGAGTACCGGTGAGTAGTGCGGAGGAGGGTTTAAGCTTTGGGAGGTTATGGGTGCCGAGAGAGTGACAGAATCAATATGTTAGtgagtgggtgagtgtgtgacagttagggagggaaagaggagaaTAAGTTACCAATGAAACCTGCATATttgcaatttttcttttttcaaattctaGTAGCTTTAAGGTAACGTTAGAAAATTGGCAACTTAAGATAGGTCCATTCAACAAGTTTGATTTTAGGATAAGATTAGATACGTTTAATGATCCTGCTCccagaagaacaaaaagaagaggagatgtaTTTAACTAATTaagatatattgttttaaaaactataatattatattgtgaaattgaaaaaataccAAACACTACAGCAACATTAAAAGAGccttttatatgtatttaaataaataaaaatgtagttaatgaaatgtatttgacatCTTTCTATATTTTgtaatcaaatttaaaatatttccaagtaaactaaactaaattGAAGCTGTAACCCTGGTCTCAATGTTCAACAGAGAAACATCcaacagattacattttgggGAATACAAATAACATGCTGTATATACAAATCATAACATCCTATGCAATATCAACATCATACGTTATAAACTCCAAAGAAATAGTCTTTAAAGCCCTTTGCTATTGTTGATATGTTGCTGATGGAACACTACATACAGATGTAAATATATCTTACACTGGTGTACAGTAaatcacacacacctttgaaaagtgtgtgtggtggattTGATAACATATTAAGGTGTTTAACTGCCTGCGTAAACACACACCCAGAGCTTCTTTGTGGATGATAATGCTTCTATATACAGTCTGAAGGTGGCTGTAAAACTCACTCTGGATTATTATACTGTGAATGTCTGTGCTCCAGGTGATCGTGGAGAAAGTTTCTGGCTCTCAGATTGTGGACATCGATAAGAGGAAGTACCTGGTGCCCTCTGACATCACAGTGGCCCAGTTCATGTGGATCATCAGGAAACGTATCCAACTGCCTTCGGAGAAAGCCATCTTCCTCTTCGTCGACAAAACCGTGCCCCAATCCAGGTGAGAGCACCCCTACATCCTGCAGCTGGAATGAGGGCAGAAATATTTCCCTTTGCTCTTCATATATCTATATCCTATCTGGCATGAAGCACTAAAACCAACTTGTTCACCACAGTACCAAAGGGTTTGATTATTATAGATGGTATACTTCTGGGTTATTAAAATACTTATTGCATGAATAGATCAAACTAGATAAATTGAGCTCTGTAAATACACCTTAAATTGAACTGAAACCGAGATGACTATTTACCAAGAAACCATGACTACACCTTCCTCTCTTAACAAAAATCACTTGGAGGGCCAAAATCCTTCCCCCCCAGGGCCGGCCCTCAACACCAGGTCTGTCTCAGGGGAAGAccatgtttgtgttgtctgCGTAGGACAGAAGGGAGAGGTTGTGCTGTTAGATTACTTTTAAGTGAGGCAACTCAGGTAATGTGAGTAAAGAAGGTTAGTGGTTGGCCAGGTAAGTTCTgtctaaaagtaaaaatgaaaccAATGTGTAGTATTCCTGGTTTTAAGGAGGTAAACCGGCATTAACTAATATTGCAGAGCATAATCAGCTGCTAGgagtttttttattgtgtaagTCTGGCACTGATCGTGATGAATGTGCTCTCCATCATAGGATCTAGCGCAGCCAGTATAAGAGAGGTTTCCTCGGTTGGGAGTGTGATACAAAATGGAAAACCAAACGTAATAAGGCACTTATTACAACGTGTGACTTTTTAGACAGGATATATATCAGAGGACTTGCGAAATAATTGCAGGTAGCTGGTCTGTTCTGGTTTCAGAGTGTGCAGGTTTAGCAAAACTGGACAAATAAAGGACTCTGACACCCAAAccaataaataattacaaatatgcACACGCCTTATACCAATGATTTGGAAAATCAGAAAGTCCATCTGTTTCAACTTAAAGAAATGGCTGGAGGGCTTTCTCAACCTGTTAAGTACGGAAAGGGCTGCCTCCTCCCTGTCATGTTTTGTAAGGGTGGATAGCAGGTTATGGGTCACCATAGGCTGGTTCCTGGACTTAAACCATCTCAGCCGCTCGcccttgtaaaaaaacaacaaagaacaaCAAGTGAGACTATACAGAGAACACATTTATAACAGGGTCAAAtcttaataataaaatgaaagtaaatcTATGCTTTGGAGTAAATCATGATACAAGACCATCCGCCTTCATGCTATTGCTCTGTTgagttttttgtatttgtgcctGCCTTGCCCTTGTATCGCTGTTGTTGCAAAATTTAAGTGTTAGAATAAATATATAGGCACAATATATCAAGGTTCAAGGTATTATCATGTGCTCAGTATCTACAGTGTAGTAATGTatctacagtgtagttatggcaatggaaatcttagatcccgagctcctccaacaatgttttgtaaaatgtatgtattgtaaaaggagacaagacaaaataagaaaataaaaataatcctaaaaaatagtgcaaaatagTACAGACTAGTTTGAATTATAATGAAATAGTGCTGGTTATGTTGTTGGACCAGTCTAAAAGTGAAgaatatacatgtcagaaaagtAAATAAGCTGAATTATGCAAGGAATGTTGAAAATAATGCAGAattctatgtacatgtaaatatgattaaatatacaataacgGAACGTAAGATTAAGCTGGACTGATTGATGTTTAGTCATTTACCAGTTTATTAGATACTCAGTTATACACCAAGCAACAAATAATGGAGTCTATAACAAGAGTCCTGCATTATGTCTCCCTTTTTGAAGGTTAAGgttctgtttttgtattgctACCAATCTTTCGTCTACCCCTCAATGAGGATAGACAGATTATAGGAAATTAAAGGAATATAGGAAACACTTCTCGGACTCTTCCTAAATGATTTACAGTTGAATCAACACATGCATTTAGACCTCatggtgtatgtgtgtaacCAATCTCcctgagaaagaggaggaaccTTCTCTCTTTATGATATTGATCAATACACtccatttcagtgtttactcaGCTATTGTCATGGAATCTGACCTGACCCGTCTTCTGTGTTGTATTGATCATGCTTCTGTTGTTGAAGCTGGGTTCCACTTAGGGAGGATCAGTAAACTCACTGCTTGAACGATTATCCAGCTTTCTCTTTCTGGGTGTGGTCACGAGCAGGACAGAGCAAACCTGGACACACCAAACTGTGATGTCGTCTTcagatggttttattttctttatgcaTCAAGCTGCCCTGCACGGCTCAGGTTTTGCAAATCCAAAGCACGAAACTCAGAAGCAACCTAATACCTGTCAAATCCGGACACCCTCTGATGATATCAGCCCCGTGACCCCCTGTGATTAAGCACACAGGTTACTAAATCACTCAATTTAAAGttcaatatgtttttcattgtttgagCTGGATGCCATTCAGTTGACATATTTACCTTTTTAGTTTCATGCTAATAATGGAAATAGATTCAAGAGGGAAGCAGAGGGCTCTGAAGCCGGCTTAGAGAGGCCTGCTCCCAGATGGATTTaatacaaagaaagagagagagcgatgCAATGGCCCTATATGGATACTTTTCACCATACTTTTAATAAAGGATGTGTGGTGACTAAAATAAAATTAGATGCAAGTTTTAGCTAAATATAATGCAGTTATTTGAAAAACACTTATGTCAGAACATGTAACACAATTAGAATAATATAATACCATATAACACAATATCATGTCAAAACTAGAGGTTTGGCTCCATataaggttgtgtgtgtgtgtgtgttgctgaagCATGACGATCATGTATGTTGGAGCAACTAATGCTTTTGGTTTTTTCAATGAGAAAATCTAATCCTAATACCTAAAAACAGGTACATTTGAAATTGTGCTTCAAATTGTGAGACATATTATTTAtagcttttaaatgttctgtaaGCCAGTGTTTAAACACTGTTTGATAATGGACCTTTTAGTGGGGAAGCTGCTATTGTTTAAATACACAGGGAAATAACTTTTCAGTTATACTAATGTgtgcatttttagaaatgtcagcaaaataaaaatattgccAAAAATAATATCTTGACAATTTAAACTGTTAATAACGTATATAAGCTGACATAATATAATATGGTTGTTTATACATCATTTTAAGCTTTTAGTACATTTGGCATTTCTGGTATAAATTTGCTGACATATACATTTAGCCAACAACATGCTAGCTCAGAATAGCAGGGagttttttaagtatttttttacctgctatgccacttttgaTGTAACACTAATTTTCCCgctaattctgattctgattcatttCCTCCACTGTCGCCTGTAAATCTGAGATGAGCTAAACTGTTAATGTCACTCACTGATTTGCTGGTTGTGCTCTAATGCTTAGCATGATGAATTATGCCAAGAAAGAAATTACagttataatatttaaatatttttgagtCTATGTGTTGTTCTTCTAGACTGAACAAGCCTCATTTGAAGCACCATTTTGGATCGATTAGgcctcttttacttttttttttttacctcaaatGTTTCTGCTTTGCTTTTAGAATATGTTTGGTCCTTAGATACTGCAGATCTAACTGTTGTGCTTCCTGCTGTGTTGCAGTCTGACTATGGGCCAGCTGTACGACAAGGAGAAGGATGAGGACGGCTTCCTGTATGTGGCCTACAGCGGAGAGAACACCTTTGGTTACAAAGCCTTTTATACAACACGGGGTTAATACTTCACTGAATACCAGTtactcagagacacacacaaacacacacacacacacacacacacacacacacacacacacacacacacacacacacacacacacacacacacacacacacacacacacacacacacacacatactaggGCCCTACATATACTGATGCAAAATGTTACAAATACAAGCTTTTTCCTGTGATACTCAAGTAACGCACCTGCACACTTGGCATAGTTATTGATGGTCAATTTTTTGATactagaaaatatacattttatggCGAAAATTAACCTACACCAATATGCTACAATGATCAACAATGAAGTAACACACTTGTATTTTTGGAAGGCTCAGATAATCATCAGTGTCAAGACATGATTGGTCTTCAGCCATGGTTACTGTTTCAGGATCAGTTGTGGAGAGAAATATCTGTAACACTGccgttaaaaataaataatgcaccCTGTAGGCACATTAAATATCATTAACATTAAATATCATTGATAAGTACATGCCAATCTTCACTCATTACACATCATGCTACATTTTGGTAAGGTCTGGCTTTGCTTTCACAGATATTTGTGTTGAAGCTGAAGTTAGCAAGAAACTCTATAACCATGTGACTAGAATCATTAACCACGTTATGGATGTATTTGTATGGCTTATTGTATCGTGTATAAAAAATGAAGTATTTAACTAGAATGCCGCAGCGCTATGATTGGCTATAAGAACAGCTATAAGCAGCTAATGCTATTTAGCTGGTGAATGATAATGGATGTCTGCTAGCAGAGAGGCAGCCTGTTTAAAGTGTCCCCCCCTGAGGGCCAGGGACCAGCAGTGTTACAGAGTGCTTCCAAGCCTGGCTCttatgtattttaatgcattatGTCAGATGTTGGTTAGCCCCGAACGGGATTCATACTCATGATGCCAACAGCAAGCCATGAACCTCAGTGACCCGCTGAAGAAattaacactttacttgaagtATGATGTGTTTTAGTGTTCTCATCCCACTTACAGGAAAACTCAAGCGGAA
Above is a genomic segment from Eleginops maclovinus isolate JMC-PN-2008 ecotype Puerto Natales chromosome 2, JC_Emac_rtc_rv5, whole genome shotgun sequence containing:
- the gabarapl2 gene encoding gamma-aminobutyric acid receptor-associated protein-like 2, translated to MKWMFKEDHSLEHRCVESAKIRNKYPDRVPVIVEKVSGSQIVDIDKRKYLVPSDITVAQFMWIIRKRIQLPSEKAIFLFVDKTVPQSSLTMGQLYDKEKDEDGFLYVAYSGENTFGYKAFYTTRG